AATTTTGATAATATCTTCAGGAATGAAATTTTCTGACATAAAATACCTAAGTTTGAATTTATTAAATTATTACATATTTGCTCTTAAAATAAAAGTTAAATAATATATTGGGTAAAATTGAACATTATAAATAAAGGCTTTTAATGTTTAATGATAAAAATATTTTAATTACTGGTGGAACTGGAAGTTTTGGTAAAAAGTTTACTAAGATGATACTTGAAAAGTATAAACCAAATAAAATAATAATTTATTCAAGAGATGAACTTAAGCAATATGAAATGTCCCAAGATTATAACAATAAGAGCATGAGGTATTTTATTGGCGATGTAAGGGATGCAAGTAGATTAAAAAAAGCTATGAATGATGTGGACTATGTGATTCATGCAGCAGCTTTAAAACATGTACCAATAGCAGAATACAATCCAATGGAATGTATAAAAACAAATATTGATGGAGCACAAAATGTTATTGATGCAGCCATTGATAATAGGGTGAAAAAAGTAATTGCCTTATCCACTGACAAAGCAGCAAATCCAGTAAATCTTTATGGAGCAACAAAACTAGTATCAGATAAGCTTTTTGTAGCAGCTAATAACTTAGTTGGAAAAAGAGATATCTCTTTTGCAGTAGTAAGATACGGAAATGTTTTAGGAAGTAGGGGTTCAGTTGTTCCTTATTTTGAAAAACTAATTAAAAATGGAGCTGAATCTTTACCAATCACAGATGAAAAAATGACAAGATTTATGATAACACTTGAACAAGGTGTTAATTTTGTACTTAAAAATTTTGAGAGAATGAAAGGTGGAGAGATTTTTGTACCAAAAATTCCATCTATGAAAATAGTTGATTTAGCAAGTGCAATGGCACCAAACTTACCCCATGAAATAGTTGGAATAAGACCAGGAGAAAAACTCCATGAAATAATGTGTCCATCTGATGATTCCCATCTAACAATAGAATTTGAAGATCATTTTGTAATTGGACCTACTATTAAGTTTCACTCTGTAAGGGATTATTTTGAGAATAATTTAGGAGAAAAAGGTATTCAAGTTGAACAAGGCTTTGAATATAATTCGACCAAAAATAGTGAGTGGTTGGGTGAAAAAGAGTTTTTAAATTTAATAAAAAAGATTTAATAATAAATGAACTTTATTCCCTATAGTAAACAAAATATATCAAATGAAGATATTGAGGCAGTTGTTGAAACTTTAAAAAGTGATTATTTAACTACTGGTCCAAAGATAAAAGAGTTTGAAGAGACTCTTTGTAAATATACTGGCGCTAAATATTGTGTGGCAGTATCAAATGGGACAGCGGCTTTACACTTAGCTTCACTTGCACTTTTAAATGAAAATGATAAAGTTCTTACAACGGTGAATTCTTTTTTAGCCACATCTAATTCTATTCTTTATGTAAATGCAAAACCAATTTTTGTGGATATAAAAGAAGATGGAAATATTGATTTAGACCTTTGTGAAAAGGCCTTAAAAAAAGACTCTTCTATCAAAGCAATTTATGTGGTTCATTTTTCAGGGCTTAGTGTAAATCAAAAAAGATTAAAAGAATTAAAAGATAAATATAATATAAAGATATTAGAAGATTGTGCACACTCTATTGGAGCAGTAAATGACAGTGTAAAAGCTGGTTCTTGCAAAAATAGTAATATCTCAACTTTCTCTTTTCATCCTGTAAAAGGTTTTACTACTGGTGAAGGTGGGGCTATTACTACAAATTCTAAAGAGATTTATGAGAAGCTGTTGGTTTTGAGAAATCATGGTATGAAAGCAAATAGTGAAATTGCACCTTGGCATTATGATATGACTGAGTTGGGATTTAATTATAGGCTTACAGATATGGCTTGTGCTTTGGGTATCTCACAATTAAAAAGACTTGATGATTTTTTAGATAAAAGACGAGTAATAGCAAAAAGATATTGTGAACTTTTTGAAAAATATGATTTTGTAAAACCTATATATGATTTTACTAACGAATCTGCTTATCATCTTTTTGTAGTGTATATTGACTTTGATAGATTTGATACTGGTAAAAAAGAGTTTGTTCTTAAAATGAGAGAAAAAAATATTGGTTTACAGTTTCACTATATTCCAATAAATAAACAACCATTCTATAAAAACTTAGGTTACGGAGAAGAAAATACTCCTATTATGGATAAGTATTATAAAGAGGCTATTTCTTTACCTCTTTATCCAACTTTGTCTATTGAAGAACAAGATTATGTAATCTCTTCAATGTTAGAGGTGCTAGGTGTCTAAGTGCGTTTGTATAATACCTGCTCGTGGTGGAAGTAAGAGAATTCCTAAAAAGAATATAAAAGATTTTTTTGGAAAACCTCTTATTTCATATACTATTGAAACTGCTTTAAAATCAAAACTATTTGACAAAGTTGTAGTCTCAACAGATGATGAAACTATTGCTCAATTTGCCAAAGAGTATGGAGCTGATG
This region of Arcobacter sp. F2176 genomic DNA includes:
- the pseB gene encoding UDP-N-acetylglucosamine 4,6-dehydratase (inverting), whose protein sequence is MFNDKNILITGGTGSFGKKFTKMILEKYKPNKIIIYSRDELKQYEMSQDYNNKSMRYFIGDVRDASRLKKAMNDVDYVIHAAALKHVPIAEYNPMECIKTNIDGAQNVIDAAIDNRVKKVIALSTDKAANPVNLYGATKLVSDKLFVAANNLVGKRDISFAVVRYGNVLGSRGSVVPYFEKLIKNGAESLPITDEKMTRFMITLEQGVNFVLKNFERMKGGEIFVPKIPSMKIVDLASAMAPNLPHEIVGIRPGEKLHEIMCPSDDSHLTIEFEDHFVIGPTIKFHSVRDYFENNLGEKGIQVEQGFEYNSTKNSEWLGEKEFLNLIKKI
- the pseC gene encoding UDP-4-amino-4,6-dideoxy-N-acetyl-beta-L-altrosamine transaminase codes for the protein MNFIPYSKQNISNEDIEAVVETLKSDYLTTGPKIKEFEETLCKYTGAKYCVAVSNGTAALHLASLALLNENDKVLTTVNSFLATSNSILYVNAKPIFVDIKEDGNIDLDLCEKALKKDSSIKAIYVVHFSGLSVNQKRLKELKDKYNIKILEDCAHSIGAVNDSVKAGSCKNSNISTFSFHPVKGFTTGEGGAITTNSKEIYEKLLVLRNHGMKANSEIAPWHYDMTELGFNYRLTDMACALGISQLKRLDDFLDKRRVIAKRYCELFEKYDFVKPIYDFTNESAYHLFVVYIDFDRFDTGKKEFVLKMREKNIGLQFHYIPINKQPFYKNLGYGEENTPIMDKYYKEAISLPLYPTLSIEEQDYVISSMLEVLGV